A genomic window from Mesosutterella faecium includes:
- a CDS encoding carboxymuconolactone decarboxylase family protein, with translation MTSFSRRSVLMAAAAAGLTGEASASAPQEAGPDPELDAIRRRLLTLKSRAPSLSTDQKYCVLLAVVTAGGTPGEAGLLTRLALRDGVSPEVIHESIFQTSPYSGLARAEAALRAAALALREAGRSFPRGLGTTDDSNRFSKGLEVQKKIFGAAIDKMHQSAADSERALIVDDLTGWCFGDYYTRKGLAVRERELVTFSAIAALGGCEPQLAAHAGACLRSGLTRQNLIDALQAGAPYLGFPRTLNALAVVRKA, from the coding sequence ATGACGAGTTTTTCCAGACGTTCTGTCCTCATGGCCGCGGCGGCAGCGGGTCTGACCGGCGAGGCCTCGGCCTCCGCCCCGCAGGAGGCCGGCCCGGATCCAGAGCTTGACGCGATCCGCCGCCGGCTCCTGACATTAAAGAGCCGCGCCCCAAGCCTTTCCACGGATCAGAAATACTGCGTGCTGCTTGCCGTGGTGACCGCTGGGGGCACGCCCGGGGAAGCGGGGCTGCTCACCCGGCTCGCGCTGCGCGACGGGGTCTCCCCCGAGGTGATCCATGAAAGCATATTCCAGACTTCGCCCTACAGCGGGCTCGCCCGGGCCGAGGCCGCGCTGCGCGCCGCGGCGCTGGCCCTCCGGGAGGCGGGCAGGAGCTTTCCCCGGGGGCTCGGCACGACCGACGACTCGAACCGCTTCAGCAAAGGGCTCGAAGTCCAGAAGAAGATCTTCGGGGCCGCCATCGACAAGATGCACCAGTCGGCGGCCGACTCCGAGCGGGCGCTCATCGTGGACGACCTGACCGGGTGGTGCTTCGGCGACTACTACACCCGAAAGGGGCTTGCGGTGCGCGAGCGGGAGCTCGTCACCTTTTCCGCCATCGCGGCGCTGGGCGGCTGCGAGCCGCAGCTCGCGGCCCACGCGGGAGCCTGCCTCAGAAGCGGCCTCACCCGGCAGAACCTGATCGACGCGCTCCAGGCCGGAGCCCCCTATCTGGGGTTCCCGAGGACGCTCAACGCCCTGGCCGTCGTGAGAAAGGCCTGA
- a CDS encoding LysR family transcriptional regulator: MNLRVLKSFLMVCRTGNITRASELLHLSQPALSRQIQELEEELGAPLFLRSRRQVTLTEGGLLFQKRAAAILALAEDAAAEVRQALRSGELAGRVRIGVVESNAMKVLAREIGRWRAEHPRVEFEILSATSDSISSGLDRGTLDMGVVIEPVEVAKYESLVFPVTERWGALVGKASALWELDSVSLAELKAQPLILPYRSIVDDAVSGWFENVPGTLRTAGRVSLVSNAFPLIEAGIGAAVCIEGAFAIRPSPECRFVPIEPEIRTGHRLIRRRQGRLARAPELFWNELSALCGGA, encoded by the coding sequence ATGAACCTGCGTGTACTGAAGTCTTTTTTAATGGTCTGCCGCACGGGCAACATCACGCGCGCCTCTGAACTCCTCCACCTGTCGCAGCCGGCTCTGTCCAGGCAGATTCAGGAGCTTGAGGAGGAGCTCGGGGCGCCGCTGTTCCTGCGCAGCAGGCGCCAGGTGACGCTCACCGAGGGCGGGCTGCTTTTCCAGAAGCGCGCGGCGGCCATTCTGGCGCTGGCCGAAGACGCTGCGGCCGAGGTCCGGCAGGCGCTTCGCTCCGGGGAGCTTGCCGGGCGCGTGAGAATCGGCGTGGTCGAGTCAAACGCCATGAAAGTTCTCGCGCGCGAGATCGGCCGGTGGCGCGCCGAGCACCCGCGGGTCGAATTCGAAATCCTGTCGGCCACGAGCGACAGCATCTCCTCGGGCCTTGACCGCGGCACCCTGGACATGGGGGTGGTGATAGAGCCGGTGGAGGTGGCGAAGTACGAATCGCTGGTGTTCCCCGTCACCGAGCGCTGGGGCGCGCTGGTCGGGAAGGCGAGCGCGCTTTGGGAGCTCGACAGCGTGAGTCTCGCGGAGCTCAAGGCTCAGCCGCTCATCCTGCCTTACCGCAGCATCGTCGACGACGCCGTCTCCGGCTGGTTTGAAAACGTCCCCGGGACGCTGCGCACGGCGGGCAGGGTGAGCCTGGTCTCAAACGCGTTTCCTCTGATTGAGGCGGGCATCGGAGCCGCCGTCTGCATCGAGGGCGCCTTCGCGATCCGCCCCTCGCCCGAGTGCCGCTTTGTGCCGATCGAGCCGGAGATCCGGACCGGCCACCGGCTGATCCGCCGCCGCCAGGGGCGGCTCGCCCGCGCGCCCGAGCTTTTCTGGAACGAGCTCTCGGCGCTTTGCGGGGGAGCCTGA
- a CDS encoding LysR family transcriptional regulator encodes MGKKALGREKQPDVTAGVLQEGVRAFLVLGETMSFQEAAARLGKSQPAVSRSVAALEADLCVELLDRSVRPVRLTPEGRALREFLKGEHARLSHLLTGLRSENAVRQPLRIGICESLSWSFSSALAQEAKSGFSSMTILVGASYSLLAQMDAGDLDMLFCSNPFVNRNDLAFHFVFEEPMVLIFPKGAPLAAAGSAPGWHDLQTCGLPYVRCAKMNATTEEEQKNMSEQGVVFLSRLVVNENALLLQFVARGLGWGVTKPATLAQHPELAREVRVFPVPGAQLMRRASVVTKAGADPRCAEKVAGVLKAAYVRDVVPEEVKIIPWIRGLAGTEDSARRAGRPRPARAERHS; translated from the coding sequence ATGGGAAAGAAAGCGCTGGGTCGTGAAAAGCAGCCGGACGTGACCGCCGGAGTCCTGCAGGAGGGCGTGCGCGCCTTCCTGGTTCTGGGCGAGACCATGAGCTTCCAGGAAGCCGCGGCCCGGCTGGGAAAAAGCCAGCCCGCGGTCTCGCGCTCGGTCGCCGCGCTCGAGGCGGATCTCTGCGTGGAGCTGCTTGACCGCAGCGTGCGCCCGGTGCGGCTCACCCCGGAGGGCAGGGCCCTGAGGGAATTCCTGAAGGGCGAGCACGCGAGGCTGTCGCATCTGCTCACGGGCCTCAGGAGCGAGAACGCCGTCCGGCAGCCGTTGCGAATCGGCATCTGCGAGAGCCTGAGCTGGAGCTTCTCCTCGGCGCTCGCGCAGGAGGCGAAGAGCGGCTTTTCCTCCATGACCATTCTGGTCGGGGCGAGCTACAGCCTGCTCGCCCAGATGGACGCGGGGGACCTCGACATGCTTTTCTGCTCGAACCCCTTCGTCAACCGCAACGACCTCGCCTTCCATTTCGTCTTCGAGGAGCCGATGGTGCTCATCTTTCCAAAGGGGGCCCCGCTTGCCGCCGCCGGCAGTGCTCCGGGCTGGCACGATCTGCAGACCTGCGGGCTGCCTTATGTAAGGTGCGCCAAAATGAACGCCACAACCGAGGAGGAGCAGAAGAATATGAGCGAGCAGGGCGTTGTGTTCCTCAGCCGGCTCGTGGTGAATGAAAACGCCCTGCTGCTGCAGTTTGTGGCAAGGGGCCTCGGCTGGGGCGTCACCAAGCCGGCGACGCTCGCCCAGCACCCGGAGCTCGCGCGCGAGGTGCGGGTTTTTCCGGTTCCGGGCGCGCAGCTGATGCGCCGGGCGAGCGTGGTCACGAAGGCGGGGGCGGATCCGCGCTGCGCCGAAAAGGTGGCCGGGGTGCTCAAGGCCGCCTATGTGCGGGATGTGGTGCCCGAGGAGGTGAAGATCATTCCCTGGATCCGCGGCCTTGCCGGCACGGAAGACAGCGCCCGCAGGGCCGGAAGGCCGCGGCCTGCCAGAGCGGAGAGGCACTCATGA
- a CDS encoding alpha-hydroxy-acid oxidizing protein has protein sequence MTGIDLTRRSVFRAGAVLAAATTISGIPIVAQAAEEQKKVRPLTGKNLKMKDVLDRAREMMMPRCYVCAECNGRGPCIGQVPGFGGMGASRSFQANYDALAAVRLNARMVHDVHKPDTSIDFFGTKLSMPVMAAPTGGTTYNMGGRLTEEEFVTAICGGCTAAGTLGAVADGIGDPLEVFEKRLQTLKSKGFKAIVGLKPRRQADIIERMKIAANAGVVAFTIDLDSAGRAARATKGQTVEPKTPAQLRELVKASPLPLLFKGIMTVDEAKACLNAGAAGIVVSNHGGRTLADTPGTAEVLPEIADAVKGRCMILVDGCVKRGTDVEKYIALGANGCLAGRHFVRAAHGALADGVELFARTIRNELVVAMTLTGAASVKDISRRMIRMTPPPPLAFGVPA, from the coding sequence ATGACAGGCATTGACTTGACCCGCCGCAGCGTCTTCCGCGCCGGCGCCGTTCTGGCCGCCGCCACGACGATCAGCGGCATTCCGATTGTGGCCCAGGCCGCGGAGGAACAGAAAAAGGTCCGCCCGCTCACGGGCAAGAACCTGAAGATGAAGGACGTTCTCGACCGGGCCCGTGAAATGATGATGCCGCGCTGCTACGTCTGCGCCGAGTGCAACGGGCGCGGACCGTGCATCGGCCAGGTGCCGGGCTTCGGCGGCATGGGCGCGAGCCGCTCCTTCCAGGCGAACTACGACGCCCTCGCCGCAGTGCGCCTCAATGCCCGCATGGTTCACGACGTCCACAAGCCCGACACCTCGATCGACTTCTTCGGCACGAAGCTCTCCATGCCGGTGATGGCGGCCCCGACCGGCGGCACGACCTACAACATGGGCGGGCGGCTCACGGAAGAGGAGTTCGTGACCGCGATCTGCGGCGGCTGCACGGCCGCCGGCACCCTGGGCGCCGTGGCCGACGGCATCGGGGATCCCCTCGAGGTCTTTGAAAAGAGACTGCAGACCCTGAAGTCCAAGGGCTTCAAGGCGATCGTGGGCCTCAAGCCCCGCCGCCAGGCCGACATCATTGAACGCATGAAGATCGCCGCAAACGCCGGCGTGGTCGCCTTCACCATCGACCTGGACTCCGCCGGCCGCGCGGCCCGCGCGACCAAAGGCCAGACCGTTGAGCCGAAGACCCCCGCGCAGCTGCGCGAGCTGGTGAAGGCTTCGCCCCTGCCGCTGCTCTTCAAGGGCATCATGACCGTGGACGAAGCGAAGGCCTGCCTGAACGCCGGAGCCGCCGGCATCGTCGTGTCGAACCACGGCGGCCGCACCCTTGCCGACACCCCGGGGACGGCAGAAGTTCTGCCTGAAATCGCGGACGCCGTGAAGGGACGCTGCATGATCCTGGTCGACGGCTGCGTCAAGCGCGGCACCGATGTTGAAAAGTACATCGCGCTCGGCGCGAACGGCTGCCTCGCCGGGCGGCACTTCGTGCGCGCGGCCCACGGCGCGCTGGCCGACGGCGTGGAGCTGTTCGCCCGCACGATCCGCAACGAGCTCGTCGTCGCAATGACCCTGACCGGCGCGGCCTCCGTGAAGGACATCAGCCGCCGGATGATCCGCATGACCCCTCCGCCGCCGCTCGCCTTCGGCGTTCCGGCCTGA
- a CDS encoding 5-methyltetrahydropteroyltriglutamate--homocysteine S-methyltransferase, translated as MSQRTRPPFRADIVGSFLRPPEVKAARADFAAGRISREELDAVTRRAIAELVRHEKECGLQAVTDGEFPRALWHLDFLEALEGVKKVSAEEWSVHFKGASPKGAQLVFTEKIGFGNHPFLQAFRNIRDIAGPQQLVKFTIPSPSMLHLIPCVRGLQNYRPIERYRSEDVLFDDIVQTYRDALLAFYREGCRYLQFDDTSWGEFCDREKRAAYSAQGIDLDRLERRYVDTINRILEVKPEDMTVTMHICRGNFRSTWFSSGGYDPVAPILFANARVDGFFLEYDSDRAGGFEPLRFIRDQIVVLGLVTSKFPQLEDPEAVKARIREASKFVPLERLCLSPQCGFSSTEEGNVLTEEDQWKKLRLIRRIADEVWGR; from the coding sequence ATGTCACAGAGAACCCGCCCGCCATTCAGAGCCGACATCGTCGGCAGCTTCCTGCGCCCGCCCGAGGTAAAGGCCGCCCGCGCCGACTTCGCCGCCGGACGAATCAGCCGCGAAGAGCTTGACGCCGTCACCCGCCGGGCGATCGCGGAGCTGGTCCGGCATGAAAAAGAGTGCGGACTGCAGGCCGTCACCGACGGGGAGTTCCCCCGCGCGCTCTGGCACCTGGACTTCCTCGAGGCCCTCGAGGGGGTGAAGAAGGTGAGCGCCGAGGAATGGTCCGTCCATTTCAAGGGAGCCTCGCCCAAAGGCGCCCAGCTGGTCTTTACGGAGAAAATCGGCTTCGGGAACCATCCGTTCCTTCAGGCCTTCAGGAACATCCGGGACATCGCCGGCCCGCAGCAGCTCGTGAAGTTCACCATCCCGTCGCCGTCCATGCTGCATCTGATCCCGTGCGTGCGGGGGCTGCAGAACTACAGGCCCATCGAACGCTACCGCAGCGAGGACGTGCTGTTTGACGACATCGTCCAGACCTACCGCGACGCACTTCTCGCCTTTTACCGGGAAGGCTGCCGCTACCTGCAGTTCGACGACACCTCCTGGGGCGAGTTCTGCGACCGGGAGAAGCGCGCCGCCTACAGCGCCCAGGGCATCGACCTCGACCGGCTCGAGCGCCGCTACGTCGACACCATCAACCGGATCCTCGAAGTGAAGCCCGAGGACATGACGGTCACGATGCATATCTGCCGCGGCAATTTCCGCTCCACCTGGTTCTCCTCCGGCGGCTACGACCCGGTCGCCCCCATCCTCTTTGCCAACGCCCGCGTCGACGGCTTCTTCCTCGAATACGATTCAGACCGCGCCGGCGGCTTCGAGCCGCTGCGCTTCATCAGGGACCAGATCGTGGTGCTGGGGCTCGTCACCTCGAAGTTCCCGCAGCTCGAGGATCCTGAGGCCGTCAAGGCGAGGATCAGGGAAGCCTCGAAATTCGTGCCGCTCGAGCGGCTGTGCCTGTCCCCGCAGTGCGGCTTCTCGTCCACCGAGGAGGGCAACGTGCTCACCGAGGAGGATCAGTGGAAAAAGCTCCGGCTGATCCGCCGAATCGCCGACGAGGTCTGGGGAAGATAA
- a CDS encoding FadR/GntR family transcriptional regulator: protein MKQNVPSLGTYVYNELLKKISSPAAFPAGARLPSEERLAQEFKVSRPIVREALSQLREDGIIQSRRGAGSFIVRKPQPLLPDSETVDNWNDLLQGYEYRSVLESNIAYLAALRATTEDKESIRRAYLRVINEYHSNTDGTVPGTDSDMDRDTAFHMAVARATHNHYYVEALQALLDQMKATMLMIVKIFSGNPARHIQILTDEHSWIVNAILYGNPEQAKAAMMLHIQNARDSILPTELTNKMQGLPLESRLTRR from the coding sequence ATGAAACAAAACGTTCCCTCTCTTGGCACCTATGTCTACAACGAACTGCTCAAGAAGATCAGTTCCCCCGCGGCCTTCCCTGCCGGCGCAAGACTGCCTTCCGAGGAGCGGCTCGCCCAGGAGTTCAAGGTCTCACGCCCCATCGTCCGCGAGGCCCTGTCGCAGCTCAGGGAAGACGGCATCATTCAGTCAAGGAGAGGAGCCGGCTCCTTTATCGTGCGCAAGCCCCAGCCGCTGCTGCCCGACAGCGAGACCGTAGACAACTGGAACGACCTGCTCCAGGGCTACGAGTACCGGTCTGTGCTCGAGAGCAACATCGCTTACCTTGCCGCGCTCCGGGCAACGACCGAGGACAAGGAAAGCATCCGGCGCGCCTATCTGCGCGTCATCAACGAGTACCACAGCAACACCGACGGGACGGTCCCGGGAACGGACTCCGACATGGATCGGGACACGGCCTTTCACATGGCGGTGGCCCGGGCCACCCACAACCACTACTACGTCGAGGCCCTTCAGGCGCTGCTCGATCAGATGAAGGCCACCATGCTGATGATCGTCAAGATCTTCAGCGGCAACCCCGCGCGCCACATCCAGATCCTCACCGATGAGCACAGCTGGATCGTGAACGCCATCCTCTACGGAAACCCGGAGCAGGCGAAGGCCGCCATGATGCTTCACATCCAGAACGCCCGCGATTCCATTCTGCCCACCGAGCTGACGAACAAAATGCAGGGGCTTCCCCTGGAGTCCCGCCTCACGCGGCGGTAG